One stretch of Thalassovita sp. DNA includes these proteins:
- a CDS encoding lysophospholipid acyltransferase family protein, whose amino-acid sequence MEQAAPAESPTTYDRRSLTYANSFDSRAQVLAIKTIEWLTGKWSILRMIRKFEKQGAPEGQAFWRGALDVMGIPLDTPQEQINRIPETGPVVIVANHPHGLVDGMILADLIGRRRPDYRILTRALLTGIDEVASSFLIPVPFPHEEDAQRKSVEMRAAAMAHLKAGGVVSVFPSGVVASSDTMFGPVEEREWNVFTAQMIRRSGAKVVPIKFPGQNSRWYQIANRLSPTLRQGLLLHEIVHSCNHPQRPVVGEPLSDEQMERLKSDPRGFIAWLRDHTLALKG is encoded by the coding sequence ATGGAGCAGGCCGCGCCGGCCGAAAGCCCCACGACCTACGACCGCCGTTCGCTCACCTATGCCAACTCCTTTGACAGCCGTGCCCAGGTGCTGGCGATCAAAACCATCGAGTGGCTGACCGGCAAGTGGTCAATCCTGCGCATGATCCGCAAGTTCGAGAAGCAGGGCGCGCCTGAGGGGCAGGCCTTCTGGCGCGGTGCGCTGGATGTCATGGGCATCCCGCTGGACACCCCGCAGGAGCAGATCAACCGCATTCCCGAAACCGGCCCTGTTGTGATCGTGGCCAACCACCCGCATGGGCTGGTTGATGGGATGATCCTGGCCGATCTGATTGGCCGCCGCCGTCCTGACTACCGCATCCTGACCCGCGCCTTGCTGACCGGCATTGATGAGGTTGCGTCGTCGTTCCTGATCCCTGTGCCCTTTCCGCATGAAGAAGATGCGCAGCGCAAAAGCGTTGAGATGCGCGCTGCTGCTATGGCTCATCTGAAGGCAGGCGGCGTGGTTTCGGTCTTCCCATCCGGGGTTGTCGCCTCTTCCGACACGATGTTTGGTCCGGTTGAGGAACGTGAATGGAACGTCTTCACCGCGCAGATGATCCGCCGGTCGGGTGCCAAAGTGGTGCCGATCAAATTCCCCGGTCAGAACTCGCGCTGGTATCAGATCGCCAACCGTCTGTCGCCAACCTTACGCCAGGGTCTGCTGCTGCATGAGATCGTGCACAGCTGTAATCATCCGCAGCGCCCCGTTGTTGGTGAGCCGCTGAGCGATGAACAGATGGAGCGCCTGAAGTCCGACCCGCGTGGGTTTATCGCCTGGCTGCGGGACCACACCTTGGCTCTGAAAGGCTGA
- a CDS encoding response regulator transcription factor encodes MSKIALVDDDRNILTSVAMTLEAEGFEVETYNDGQSALDAFNKKLPDMAVLDIKMPRMDGMDLLQRLRQKTSMPVIFLTSKDDEIDEVLGLRMGADDYVKKPFSQRLLVERIRALLRRQDAVSGNVVAETEETKVMERGELRMDPLRHSVSWKGQDVTLTVTEFLLLQALAQRPGFVKSRDQLMDVAYDDQVYVDDRTIDSHIKRLRKKMRSVDNDFAAIETLYGIGYRYNED; translated from the coding sequence ATGTCAAAGATCGCCCTTGTGGATGATGACAGGAATATCCTGACATCCGTCGCCATGACCCTTGAGGCTGAGGGGTTTGAGGTGGAAACGTATAACGATGGCCAGTCGGCGCTGGATGCTTTCAACAAGAAGCTCCCCGATATGGCCGTTCTGGATATCAAAATGCCCCGTATGGACGGCATGGATCTGCTGCAGCGTCTGCGGCAGAAAACCAGCATGCCCGTCATTTTCCTGACCTCCAAAGATGATGAAATCGATGAGGTTCTGGGCCTGCGTATGGGCGCTGATGACTATGTGAAAAAGCCGTTTTCGCAGCGTCTTCTGGTCGAACGGATCCGCGCGCTGCTGCGTCGTCAGGATGCGGTCAGCGGCAATGTGGTTGCCGAAACCGAAGAAACCAAAGTGATGGAACGTGGTGAGCTGCGGATGGACCCGCTGCGCCATTCGGTCAGCTGGAAAGGCCAGGACGTCACCCTGACCGTGACTGAGTTTCTGTTGCTGCAGGCCCTGGCCCAGCGTCCCGGTTTTGTGAAATCGCGCGATCAGCTGATGGATGTGGCCTATGACGATCAGGTCTACGTGGATGACCGCACCATCGACAGCCACATCAAACGCCTGCGGAAGAAGATGCGTTCGGTCGACAATGATTTTGCCGCCATCGAAACACTTTACGGTATCGGCTACCGGTACAACGAAGACTGA
- a CDS encoding HPr family phosphocarrier protein produces the protein MSQTTLRQLEIINVKGLHARASAKLVEVVEGFDASAEVSKDGMSASGDSIMGLLMLAASKGTTIEVQTSGADAEALADAIEALVADRFGEDM, from the coding sequence ATGAGCCAGACGACTTTGCGACAGCTTGAGATTATCAACGTCAAAGGGCTTCACGCCCGCGCCTCCGCCAAATTGGTTGAGGTTGTTGAAGGATTTGACGCCTCGGCAGAGGTTTCCAAAGATGGCATGTCCGCCTCAGGCGACAGCATAATGGGGCTTTTAATGTTGGCAGCGTCCAAGGGAACCACTATTGAGGTTCAGACCTCCGGTGCTGATGCAGAGGCGCTGGCGGATGCGATCGAAGCCCTTGTGGCGGATCGCTTTGGTGAGGATATGTAA
- a CDS encoding sulfite exporter TauE/SafE family protein yields the protein MDTLFSLLSPELYLFAFIVALGAGVIKGMVGFAMPMILISGLSSVISPELALAGLMLPTLATNGWQALRQGRQAAWDSMKRFRWFMIVGGLAIISSAQLVRYLDPETMLLMIGAPVTVFAVIQLLGVQLRLPEKGRGLIEVAIGLVAGFIGGLSGVWGPPTVMYLTALETPKGEQLRIQGVIYGLGALALFMAHISSGVVTKDTVVFSASLLVPALLGTWIGFQLHERIDQAAFKKATLIVLLVAALNLMRRALIG from the coding sequence ATGGACACGCTTTTTTCGCTGCTGAGCCCCGAGTTATATTTGTTCGCCTTCATCGTCGCACTGGGTGCCGGGGTGATCAAAGGCATGGTGGGATTCGCGATGCCGATGATCCTGATTTCCGGCCTCAGCTCGGTCATTTCGCCTGAATTGGCGCTGGCTGGTCTGATGTTGCCCACCCTGGCAACCAACGGCTGGCAGGCCCTGCGGCAGGGGCGACAGGCGGCCTGGGACTCGATGAAGCGGTTCCGCTGGTTCATGATTGTGGGCGGCCTTGCCATCATCAGCAGCGCCCAACTGGTCCGTTACCTTGATCCCGAAACCATGTTGCTGATGATCGGTGCGCCGGTCACCGTGTTTGCGGTGATCCAGCTGCTGGGCGTACAGCTGCGCCTGCCCGAAAAGGGGCGCGGATTGATCGAAGTGGCGATTGGTCTGGTGGCCGGGTTTATCGGCGGGCTCTCGGGGGTATGGGGGCCTCCGACGGTGATGTATCTCACCGCGCTGGAGACCCCTAAGGGAGAGCAGCTGCGCATCCAGGGCGTGATCTACGGCCTGGGGGCGCTGGCGCTGTTCATGGCACACATCAGTTCCGGAGTGGTGACAAAGGACACGGTGGTCTTTTCCGCATCCCTGCTGGTGCCAGCGCTTTTGGGAACCTGGATTGGTTTCCAACTGCATGAGCGGATCGATCAGGCCGCATTCAAAAAGGCAACGCTGATCGTTCTGCTGGTCGCGGCGCTCAACCTGATGCGCCGCGCTTTGATCGGTTAG
- a CDS encoding sensor histidine kinase, producing the protein MALAERINMPQRPRQDGDVVLGDDFVAPEALVEKEMQARRNRRGLLSLNRSPLTRKIIFFNLIALNFLVVGVLMLSTSQDSLAVERSNALVSQAELIADVVEAQLPEAAEPLQLGGVPDVSRTLEGLDLRQGISLYVFDSEAQSIASAQGQGLPLQAEMPEAGSTVIVDSLSWIWSKVAAPFQPDSAAQLPSVEERAAQLSQQAMAGVTKVESGMSADGGTIFTVATPVQHDGRVLGVVALSSAAGEIDQQQREELERVLQMFLIATLMSIGLSLVLASTIANPLSDLAAAAELGRARDDKQKAGGRIRIPDLTARPDEIGRLSGALRGMVSALYDRIDNNEQFAADVAHEIKNPLASLRSAVGSLRMVKKEEHREKLLDVIDHDVRRLDRLVSDISNASRLDSELVKEEQEAFDLMKMMGNLSEYLGQQAGENGVDFITDLPGEPVQMMGLEARLAQVFVNLITNAISFCEEGDAIRVWARRRENRVLIVVEDTGPGIPEQALTKVFKRFYSERPENQFGNNSGLGLAISKQIVEAHGGVIWAENIRPTDADPTSEPLGARFVVGLPI; encoded by the coding sequence ATGGCACTGGCAGAGCGCATAAACATGCCGCAGCGGCCGCGTCAGGATGGGGATGTTGTTCTGGGCGATGACTTCGTCGCGCCTGAGGCCCTGGTGGAAAAAGAGATGCAGGCCCGCCGCAACCGCCGTGGGCTGTTGTCACTGAACCGGTCGCCGCTGACCCGCAAGATCATCTTCTTCAACCTGATCGCCCTGAACTTCCTGGTGGTCGGGGTGCTGATGCTGTCGACCTCACAGGACAGTTTGGCGGTTGAGCGCAGCAATGCGCTGGTCTCCCAGGCGGAGTTGATTGCAGACGTGGTGGAGGCGCAGCTGCCAGAGGCAGCCGAGCCGCTGCAGCTGGGCGGTGTGCCCGATGTTAGCCGCACGCTGGAAGGGCTGGATCTGCGGCAGGGGATATCCCTCTACGTTTTCGATTCCGAAGCACAATCCATTGCCTCGGCACAGGGGCAGGGGCTGCCGTTACAGGCCGAAATGCCCGAAGCAGGCTCGACCGTGATTGTCGACAGCCTGTCCTGGATCTGGTCGAAAGTGGCCGCACCGTTCCAGCCTGATAGTGCAGCACAACTGCCCAGCGTGGAAGAGCGCGCCGCGCAGCTGTCACAGCAGGCCATGGCCGGTGTCACCAAGGTTGAAAGTGGTATGTCCGCTGACGGTGGCACGATTTTCACCGTGGCCACCCCGGTGCAGCATGATGGCCGTGTCTTGGGTGTCGTGGCGCTGTCCAGTGCGGCGGGTGAGATTGATCAGCAACAGCGTGAGGAGCTGGAGCGCGTGCTGCAGATGTTCCTGATCGCCACCTTGATGTCGATCGGCCTGAGCCTTGTTCTGGCCTCGACCATTGCCAACCCGCTATCGGATCTGGCCGCTGCCGCTGAACTTGGCCGCGCCCGGGATGACAAACAAAAGGCCGGTGGCCGCATTCGGATCCCTGACCTGACTGCCCGCCCGGATGAGATCGGCCGCCTGTCTGGCGCGCTGCGCGGGATGGTGTCAGCGCTTTATGACCGCATCGACAACAACGAACAGTTTGCAGCTGATGTGGCGCATGAGATCAAGAACCCGCTCGCCTCACTGCGGTCTGCGGTTGGCAGCCTGCGGATGGTCAAGAAAGAGGAACATCGCGAGAAGCTGCTTGATGTGATCGATCACGATGTGCGCCGTCTGGACCGTCTGGTCAGCGACATTTCCAACGCCTCGCGTCTGGACAGCGAACTGGTCAAGGAAGAGCAGGAAGCCTTCGATCTGATGAAGATGATGGGCAACCTCAGCGAATATCTGGGCCAGCAGGCGGGCGAAAACGGCGTTGATTTCATCACTGATCTGCCTGGCGAACCGGTGCAGATGATGGGGCTGGAGGCACGGCTGGCGCAGGTCTTTGTCAACCTGATCACCAACGCGATTTCTTTCTGCGAAGAAGGCGACGCGATCCGCGTTTGGGCGCGGCGGCGTGAAAACCGGGTGCTGATCGTGGTCGAAGATACCGGCCCGGGCATCCCCGAACAGGCGCTGACCAAAGTGTTCAAACGGTTCTATTCGGAACGGCCTGAAAACCAGTTTGGCAACAACTCGGGCCTTGGTCTGGCGATTTCGAAACAGATCGTTGAGGCCCATGGTGGCGTGATCTGGGCCGAGAACATTCGCCCGACCGATGCGGATCCCACCTCGGAACCGCTGGGCGCGCGTTTCGTTGTTGGCCTGCCGATCTGA
- a CDS encoding LysR family transcriptional regulator encodes MAELKNHPLLFEMLRSFTTLAATLNLSRAVDHLGSTRQTVRRHINTLEEIKGERLFIVDDRQYHLTEAGRHALQEAQDLQERGLAWLNNETGHVGGLHHIAKDDEDGWYFYLQQHSLDKLWRDKSALLRQGVQCWAEAEGDITSEALDPIRSYLMVFRRASVGWVCSAVGSDSSYATWYGRRWEYSAVGREVPRLPGGATHASQLHQPFEEIRGTGSLRYDHIHTRMDRGEDGASEAISFKRLLLGCRYPDNSFALASLVVRSHALEIQGVPTSMIERMPEDLIMDDIRLG; translated from the coding sequence ATGGCTGAGCTTAAGAATCACCCATTGCTGTTTGAAATGTTGCGCTCGTTTACAACCCTTGCGGCGACCCTGAATCTCTCCCGCGCGGTGGACCATTTGGGCTCAACACGGCAGACTGTGCGCCGTCATATCAACACCCTTGAGGAGATCAAGGGGGAACGTCTTTTCATCGTCGATGACCGGCAATATCACCTGACCGAAGCGGGCCGCCATGCCCTGCAGGAAGCGCAGGATTTGCAGGAACGCGGGCTGGCCTGGCTAAACAATGAAACCGGTCATGTCGGCGGGTTGCACCACATCGCCAAGGATGATGAGGACGGCTGGTACTTCTATCTGCAGCAGCATTCGCTGGACAAGCTCTGGCGGGATAAGTCCGCGCTGTTGCGGCAAGGGGTGCAATGCTGGGCGGAGGCTGAGGGGGACATCACCTCTGAGGCACTGGACCCAATCCGATCCTATTTGATGGTGTTTCGCCGCGCCTCTGTGGGCTGGGTCTGCTCTGCGGTGGGCAGCGACAGTTCTTATGCCACATGGTACGGGCGCCGCTGGGAATACAGTGCCGTTGGCCGCGAAGTGCCACGCCTGCCGGGCGGGGCGACACACGCATCACAGTTGCATCAGCCCTTTGAGGAAATTCGCGGGACAGGCAGCCTGCGCTACGACCACATTCACACCCGTATGGATCGCGGCGAAGACGGTGCGAGTGAGGCGATCAGCTTCAAACGCCTGCTGCTGGGCTGTCGCTACCCTGACAACAGTTTTGCCCTCGCCTCGCTGGTTGTGCGCAGCCATGCGCTGGAAATTCAGGGCGTCCCGACAAGCATGATTGAACGTATGCCCGAAGATCTGATCATGGACGACATTCGCCTCGGTTGA
- a CDS encoding phosphoenolpyruvate carboxykinase, with amino-acid sequence MTFGRVNPQFRLEDQGIKGLGDVYYNLMEPALIEAALKNNEGTLGQGGAFLVTTGKFTGRSPKDKHVVKTADVADKIWWENNKAMSPEGFDALYADMLEHMKGKDYYVQDLVGGADPTHSINVRMVTELAWHNLFIRHLLRRPEREALDGFVSDFTVINCPSFNADPERHNCRSETVIAMNFEKKLILIGGTQYAGENKKSVFTLLNYLLPEKGIMPMHCSANHAIGNPVDTAIFFGLSGTGKTTLSADPSRTLIGDDEHGWSDRGTFNFEGGCYAKTIGLNPEAEPEIYATTSKFGTVIENMVYDQDTFKLDFDDASLTQNMRCAYPLEYISNSSESALGGHPKNVILLTCDAYGVLPPIARLTPAQAMYHFLSGFTSKTPGTERGVVEPEPTFSTCFGAPFMPRRPEEYGNLLREKIAKHGATCWLVNTGWTGGAFGTGSRMPIKATRGLLTAALEGSLNEAEFRKDANFGFDVPVSVPGVDTALLDPRQTWTDQAAYDAQAAKLVGMFADNFEQYLPHIDEDVKAAAIG; translated from the coding sequence ATGACATTTGGACGGGTAAACCCGCAATTCCGGCTTGAAGATCAAGGGATCAAAGGGCTGGGCGATGTCTATTATAACCTAATGGAACCCGCTCTGATCGAAGCGGCTCTTAAGAACAACGAAGGCACCCTTGGACAGGGTGGTGCCTTTCTGGTGACAACCGGCAAATTCACCGGTCGTTCCCCCAAAGACAAACATGTCGTGAAAACCGCCGATGTTGCAGACAAGATCTGGTGGGAAAACAACAAAGCGATGTCGCCCGAAGGGTTTGATGCGCTTTATGCCGACATGCTGGAGCACATGAAAGGCAAGGACTATTACGTACAGGATCTGGTGGGGGGGGCTGACCCGACCCATTCGATCAACGTGCGTATGGTGACCGAGCTGGCCTGGCACAACCTGTTCATCCGCCACCTGCTGCGCCGTCCTGAACGTGAGGCCCTGGACGGGTTTGTTTCTGACTTCACCGTCATCAACTGCCCCAGCTTCAACGCCGACCCCGAGCGTCACAACTGCCGTTCGGAAACTGTGATCGCGATGAACTTCGAAAAGAAGCTGATCCTGATCGGCGGCACCCAATATGCCGGTGAGAACAAGAAATCGGTTTTCACCCTGCTGAACTACCTGCTGCCGGAAAAAGGCATCATGCCGATGCACTGCTCGGCCAACCACGCCATTGGCAACCCGGTCGACACCGCTATCTTCTTTGGCCTGTCGGGCACCGGCAAAACCACCCTGTCGGCAGATCCGTCGCGCACCCTGATCGGTGATGACGAACATGGCTGGTCCGATCGTGGCACCTTCAACTTCGAAGGTGGCTGCTACGCCAAGACCATCGGTCTGAACCCCGAAGCGGAGCCTGAGATCTACGCCACCACGTCAAAGTTTGGCACCGTGATCGAAAACATGGTCTATGACCAAGACACCTTCAAACTGGACTTTGACGATGCCAGCCTGACGCAGAACATGCGTTGCGCCTACCCGCTGGAATACATCTCGAACTCCTCCGAGAGTGCTCTGGGGGGCCATCCGAAAAACGTGATCCTGCTGACCTGTGATGCCTATGGTGTGCTGCCGCCGATTGCGCGTCTGACACCGGCGCAGGCGATGTACCACTTCCTGTCGGGCTTCACCTCGAAGACGCCGGGCACCGAACGTGGTGTTGTTGAGCCAGAGCCGACCTTCTCCACCTGTTTTGGTGCGCCCTTCATGCCGCGCCGCCCGGAAGAGTACGGCAACCTGCTGCGTGAAAAGATCGCCAAGCACGGTGCAACCTGCTGGCTGGTCAACACCGGCTGGACCGGCGGTGCCTTCGGCACCGGTTCGCGGATGCCGATCAAGGCAACCCGTGGCCTGCTGACCGCCGCCCTCGAAGGCTCGCTGAACGAAGCAGAGTTCCGCAAGGATGCCAACTTTGGCTTTGATGTGCCGGTTTCGGTGCCTGGTGTTGACACCGCGCTGCTGGACCCGCGTCAGACCTGGACAGATCAGGCAGCCTATGATGCGCAGGCGGCCAAACTGGTCGGCATGTTCGCCGACAATTTTGAGCAGTACCTGCCGCACATCGATGAGGATGTGAAAGCCGCCGCAATCGGTTAA
- a CDS encoding 3-hydroxybutyryl-CoA dehydrogenase — protein MEIQKIGVIGAGQMGNGIAHVMAVAGYDVLLNDIDQDALDKAVALIARNLDRQVTKEKITAADKDAAMARIKTTLQLSDLGQTDLVIEAATERETVKQAIFDQLTPHLQPHTILTSNTSSISITRLASRTDRPEKFMGFHFMNPVPLMKLVELIRGIATDEETYKACLAIVERLGKTAASAEDFPAFIVNRILIPMINEACYTLYEGVGNVASIDSAMKLGANHPMGPLELADFIGLDTCLAIMNVLHDGLADTKYRPCPLLVKYVEAGWLGRKAGRGFYDYRGDSPVPTR, from the coding sequence ATGGAGATTCAGAAAATTGGGGTGATCGGGGCCGGCCAGATGGGCAATGGCATCGCCCATGTGATGGCAGTGGCAGGCTATGACGTTCTGCTGAACGACATCGACCAAGACGCGCTGGACAAAGCCGTGGCGCTGATCGCGCGCAACCTGGACCGCCAGGTCACCAAGGAAAAGATCACGGCCGCCGACAAAGACGCCGCCATGGCGCGGATCAAGACCACGTTGCAGCTGTCCGATCTGGGCCAGACCGATCTGGTGATCGAGGCGGCAACGGAACGCGAAACCGTGAAACAGGCGATCTTTGATCAGCTGACCCCGCATCTGCAGCCGCATACGATCCTGACCTCAAACACCTCGTCGATCTCAATCACCCGTCTGGCCAGCCGCACCGACCGGCCGGAGAAGTTCATGGGCTTCCACTTCATGAACCCGGTGCCCTTGATGAAACTGGTTGAGCTGATCCGCGGCATCGCCACGGATGAGGAAACCTACAAGGCCTGTCTGGCCATTGTGGAGCGTCTGGGCAAAACAGCCGCCAGCGCCGAGGATTTCCCGGCCTTCATCGTGAACCGCATCCTGATCCCGATGATCAATGAAGCCTGCTATACGCTCTACGAAGGGGTTGGCAATGTCGCCTCGATCGACAGCGCGATGAAACTGGGTGCCAACCATCCGATGGGCCCGCTGGAGCTGGCTGACTTCATTGGTCTGGACACCTGTCTGGCGATCATGAACGTGTTGCATGACGGTCTGGCGGACACCAAATATCGTCCCTGCCCGCTGCTGGTGAAATACGTCGAAGCTGGCTGGCTGGGCCGCAAAGCAGGCCGCGGCTTCTACGACTACCGCGGCGACAGCCCCGTTCCGACCCGCTGA
- a CDS encoding PTS sugar transporter subunit IIA translates to MIGIVIVAHGGLAREYLAAIEHVVGHQPGIKAISIEAEHDRQTKQGEICKAADEVDQGQGVVVVTDMFGGSPSNLSLMACQPENRRIMYGANLPMLIKLAKTRHLSVADAVRTATEAGRKYIDSQIVKKDH, encoded by the coding sequence GTGATCGGTATCGTCATCGTCGCGCATGGTGGATTGGCCAGAGAGTATCTGGCGGCCATTGAACATGTCGTAGGGCATCAGCCCGGGATCAAGGCCATCTCCATCGAAGCGGAACATGATCGCCAGACCAAACAGGGCGAGATCTGCAAAGCTGCGGATGAGGTGGATCAGGGCCAGGGCGTCGTGGTGGTGACCGATATGTTTGGCGGTTCGCCCTCAAACCTGTCGCTGATGGCCTGCCAGCCTGAAAACCGTCGCATCATGTATGGTGCAAACCTTCCAATGTTGATCAAACTGGCCAAGACCCGCCACCTCTCTGTGGCGGATGCGGTGCGCACCGCGACCGAGGCTGGTCGAAAATATATTGACAGCCAGATCGTTAAAAAAGACCACTAA
- a CDS encoding HPr kinase/phosphatase C-terminal domain-containing protein has product MFRPADQDCHIEHASAVALGGRGVLIAGASGSGKSALALQLMALGAGLVADDRCCLWRQDQQLMVDAPAAIRGRIEARHLGILNADAVGPVQVAAYIQLDTVEDQRLPPLRQISVLGLSVPLLHNVQAQHFAAAILQFLKAGRWA; this is encoded by the coding sequence GTGTTCCGCCCCGCAGATCAGGACTGCCATATAGAACATGCCAGCGCCGTGGCCCTTGGGGGCCGCGGCGTTTTGATTGCGGGGGCCTCGGGCAGCGGAAAATCTGCCCTGGCCCTGCAGCTGATGGCGCTGGGGGCCGGGCTGGTGGCGGATGACCGTTGCTGCCTCTGGCGGCAGGATCAGCAGCTGATGGTGGATGCGCCCGCAGCAATCCGGGGCCGGATTGAGGCGCGTCATCTCGGAATCTTGAACGCCGATGCCGTTGGCCCGGTGCAGGTGGCTGCCTATATCCAGCTTGATACGGTTGAGGATCAGCGTCTGCCGCCCCTGCGTCAGATTTCTGTGCTGGGCCTTTCCGTACCACTGTTGCACAATGTGCAAGCGCAGCATTTTGCGGCGGCGATTCTACAGTTTCTGAAAGCAGGAAGGTGGGCCTGA
- the rapZ gene encoding RNase adapter RapZ — MSDAHQRIILLTGPSGAGRSTAIRAMEDLGFEAIDNLPLSLLPRLLDGPPISHDLVLGLDVRNRDFSANALIQTLDRLQSMQGITPELLYIDCRADVLLRRFSETRRRHPLAPAESPDQGVQRELDLLIPIRARADILIDTSEMTPHDLRAEVDRLITPESGARLAVSVNSFSYKRGLPRGVDMVLDCRFLRNPYWEPALRSFNGTSAEVAAYVAEDERFQPFFDKTLEMAELLLPAYLEEGKAHFALGFGCTGGQHRSVAIAEKMSQALAERGWQVSTRHRELERADQPKRSAKAADQR; from the coding sequence ATGTCGGACGCACATCAAAGGATCATTCTGTTGACCGGGCCTTCGGGCGCCGGACGGTCCACTGCGATCCGTGCGATGGAGGATCTGGGCTTTGAGGCCATCGATAACCTGCCGCTGAGCCTGCTGCCGCGCCTTTTGGACGGCCCGCCGATCAGCCATGATCTGGTGCTGGGTCTGGATGTGCGCAACCGCGATTTCTCGGCCAATGCGCTGATCCAGACGTTGGACCGGCTGCAGAGCATGCAGGGCATCACGCCCGAACTGCTCTATATCGATTGTCGTGCGGATGTGCTGCTGCGCCGGTTTTCCGAAACCCGGCGGCGTCACCCGCTGGCCCCGGCCGAAAGCCCCGATCAGGGCGTGCAACGTGAGTTGGACCTGCTGATTCCGATCCGCGCCCGCGCCGATATTCTGATCGACACCTCTGAGATGACGCCGCATGACCTGCGCGCCGAGGTGGATCGCCTGATCACCCCGGAAAGCGGAGCGCGGCTGGCGGTTTCGGTGAACAGCTTCAGCTACAAGCGGGGCCTGCCCCGCGGTGTGGATATGGTGCTGGACTGCCGGTTCCTGCGCAATCCCTACTGGGAGCCAGCGCTGCGCAGTTTCAACGGCACCAGCGCCGAAGTTGCCGCCTATGTGGCTGAAGACGAACGGTTTCAGCCGTTCTTTGACAAGACCCTTGAGATGGCGGAGCTGTTGCTGCCCGCATATCTAGAGGAAGGAAAAGCGCACTTCGCGCTAGGGTTCGGCTGTACGGGTGGTCAGCACCGGTCAGTTGCAATTGCAGAAAAGATGTCGCAAGCCCTTGCAGAGCGTGGCTGGCAGGTGTCAACTAGACACCGCGAGCTAGAACGGGCAGATCAGCCTAAACGCTCCGCCAAGGCTGCGGATCAAAGATAA
- a CDS encoding helix-turn-helix transcriptional regulator has product MSHPVDIHVGKKLKNLRVLRGLTQTDVAKGLNISFQQVQKYELGRNRISASKLFEIANILNVPPAYFFEGLDQTADDSTPVIDEETARIAAVFSKIQDDRLKAQIRSFIDAVAGYVPAENNNGA; this is encoded by the coding sequence ATGTCACACCCAGTTGATATCCATGTGGGTAAGAAACTAAAGAACCTGCGCGTTCTGCGCGGTCTCACTCAGACCGACGTCGCAAAAGGTTTGAACATCTCGTTCCAGCAGGTCCAGAAATATGAGTTGGGACGCAACCGTATTTCGGCCAGCAAACTGTTCGAAATCGCCAACATCCTGAACGTGCCGCCGGCATACTTCTTCGAAGGTCTGGATCAGACCGCCGATGACTCCACCCCTGTCATCGATGAAGAAACCGCCCGTATCGCCGCCGTGTTCAGCAAGATCCAGGACGATCGCCTGAAGGCCCAGATCCGGTCTTTTATTGACGCCGTGGCTGGTTACGTGCCTGCCGAAAACAACAACGGCGCCTAA